The DNA sequence TTCCACGGCCACGGTTTATCCCGGTGGATTCTGGATTTTGCGTCTTACAAAGGATGGCGACTTCAAATCCGTCATTCAGTTTGAGGGGGGATACACGGGTGCCCGAGTATTTCAAAATGCCCAAGGGGATCTGACTGTAGCGGGTGCCATCCGGGACTCTTTGGATCTCGATCCGGGAGCTGGAGTGGTCAAACGATTTGCATCAGACGAAGCTATTTTCATCACTCAAATCGACACCTTCGGGAACTTCAACTGGGGAGAGATGATCGCCAGTACAGGAAGTGTCACTTTCAGAGATATTGCCCAAGACGATCAAGGGAACTTGATCACCATTGGCTTTTTGCTGGGAACAGCTGACATCGACCTTACGGGTGGGGTATCTTCCATAACCTCCGGAACCCCCAATACCTACTATTCCTACATGGCCAAATACGATCCCAATGGCAATCTCCTCTGGGGATATCCTTGGACCGTCATCAATGGCAACATGGCCAATTTGGCTACCGACTCCTACGGCAATATCTACACCTTGGGAGCTACTCAGTATACCTTCGACGCGGAGTTTGGGCCTGGCGTCACCGACATCGTCGGATTGCACCCCAACAATGCATCCGAGCCGATTTTCGCCAAATACGACCCCAATGGGACCCTTTTGAGAACCGGCATCATCGGATACGGAGCTGCAAACGGCAACTCCATCAGCGAAAGTGACCTGTATGTAGTCAATGACACCAATATCGTCATGCTCGGGAAAGGAAGCGGCACCTACGATGTCGACCCATCCGCCGGGGTGACCAATTTCTCCTCCACGACTTGGCAGCAATCCCTCATCTTGGAATTCGACGATACCCTCGGATTCAGAAAAGGCTCGCTCTTGGGCACCAATCCAGATGATTTTGCTGCAAAACTTGGTTACAATAGCACAGGTGACCTCTGGGTGGCTGGATACTTTGGATCTCCCACCAGCCTCGACCCATTCAGCAATGATTTCGACCTAACCCACACCAGCAGCTACGATATATTTGTTGCCAAGCTGGCACCGCCTATCGACTCCGACAACGACGGCACCCCCGACAATGAGGACGGTTGCCCCAAAGATCCCAACAAAACCGAGCCCGGTGATTGCGGGTGTGGAATCGCAGATACCGATGCCGACAACAACGATATCGCCGATTGCAACGAAAGCTATGATCCTACCAAGGCGCACATCGTGACCTTCGTCTGGGATGACCAAAACGGTAACGGAAAACAAGAAGCCAACGAGCCCGGCATTGCGGGCGCCGTGGTCAAACTGCTTGACAACAACGACCAGAAGATCAAGCAGACCACCACCGATGCCAATGGCTATGCGGCATTCTACGATCTCGCGGATGCCATGTACGTCAAGTTGCAATATGTCGCTCCTGCCAATCATGGCAAGGCAACTGCCGATCAGGGAAGCAACGACAACATCGACTCCGATGCCAGCACTTACAATGGCATGACCCCGACCTTCCAGACGGTTGCAGGACAATTCATCAAGAAGTTCGATGCAGGATTCTTTGCACCGGGAACGGTTGAGGCATTCGTGTGGGATGACCGCAACGGCAATGGCAAGCAAGACGCTGGAGAACCCGGTATCCCGGGAGCAGTGGTCAAGCTCCTCAACTTGGCCGGCAATAAGCTCAAGCAGGTGTCTACGGATTCCACAGGCTTGGCGACCCTCACCAACGTCCCTGCGGATCAACTCGTGAAGTTGCAGTTCATCACTCCAGCCAATCACGGCAAAGCTGCGATCGATCAAGGCAGCAATGACAACATTGACTCCGATGCCAATGCCACCAATGGCGAGACCCTGCTGTTCTCGGCGACTCGCGGTAGCCAAGTCTACACCAAGTACGATGCAGGATTCTTTGCGCCCGGTACGGTCTATGCCTTTGTTTGGGACGACCAAAACGGCAACGGCAAGCAAGATGCAGGAGAGCCCGGTATTCCCAATGCAGTCGTCAAATTGCTCGATATCGCAGGCAACAAGCTCAAGCAAGTCTCTACCAACGCGAAAGGGGATGCTACCCTGACCAATGTGCCTGCTGACATTCAGGTAATGTTGCAATTTGTCAAGCCCGCCAATCATGGAGTCGCTCCAGCCAACCAAGGCAGCAACGACAACATCGATTCCGACGCCAGCAAATCCACCGGAAATACCGTTTCCTTTGTGGCGACCATGGGAAGTCAGGAGTTTCTCAAGTACGATGCAGGATTCTTTGCGCCCGGTACGGTCGAGGCATTCGTGTGGGATGACCAGAATGGAAATGGCAAACAAGAGGCAAATGAACCCGGCATTGGGGGAGCGGTCGTCAAATTGCTCGACAACCTCAACCAGAAGATCAAGCAGGTATCTACCGATCCCAAAGGATATGCCGTCATCACCAATGTCCCTGCCGGCGAATTGGTCAAGCTCCAATTTGTCAAACCCGCCAATCACGGTCGCGCTCCAGTGAATCAAGGCTCCAACGACAACATCGACTCCGACGCCAACAATTCACAGGGGATCACCTCCGCATTCATCGCCTCCAAAGGAAGCCAACTCATCGAGAAATTCGATGCTGGATTCTTCTCTCCCGGCACAGTGGAAGCTTTTGTCTGGGATGACCTCAACGGCAATGGCAAGCAGGATGGTGGCGAGCCTGCCATCCCCGGCGTAGTCGTGAAGTTGCTCAACAATGCCAACCAAAAGCTCAAGCAAGCCTCCACCGATGCTTTCGGGGTAGCGACACTGAACAATGTCCCAGCCGACATCCAGGTGAGACTCCAGTTTGTGCAGCCAGCCAATCACGGCAAGGCCACCGCCAATGCAGGTAGCAACGACAACATCGATTCCGATGCGTACACCTCCGATGGTCGCACCATCAGCTTCATTGCCGACCGAGGCGCTCAGGTTCACACCAAGTGGGATGCGGCGTTCTATGCCCCCGGCACGGTGGAAACCTTCGTGTGGGACGACCTCAACGGCAATGGCAAGCAGGACCTCGGCGAGCCCGGCGTTCAAGGAGCCGTGGTGAAATTGCTCAATACCAGCAACCAGAAGATCAAGCAGACTTCCACGGATGCCAACGGAATCGCGACCCTCTCCAACGTCCCTGCGGACATCAAGGTGAAGCTCGAGTATGTATTGCCCAACAACTACACCCGCACCACCCAAGGAGCGGGTAGCAATGCCAACATCGATTCCGATGCCAATGTCTACAATGGCCAGACGGCCCTTTTCCAAGTGGCCAAAGGAAGTGAATGGATCACCGCTTGGGATGCCGGATTACTCAGCGCAAGCTCCGCCCGTCAGGCAGCGGCTACGGCCCAGGAGATCAATTTGGAGATCTACCCCAACCCCGCCACGGATCGCGTGATGGTGGAAGTGGAGATTCAAACTTCCGGCGCGGGTGTGTACCGCATCGTGGATATGCAGGGCAGAACCGTCCTTGCATCCTCCATCGATTTGCAGGCGGGCACCAACCGCATCAAGATCGATCTTTCGCAGATCAGCGCTGCGGGTACCTACTACCTCAACCTGATCTCCAAGGACGGCATGAAGACCGAGCTTTTCCAGATCGCTCGATAGGCATTGCCGACTCGATCATACCCAATGATGGGGGCTGTCTCAACCATGAGGCAGTCCCCATTTTTTGTAAGCGGAAAGGTATGCATACGCTTGGTTTGGATGAGTTGGGCGTGCCCCGGCGATCTTGGCAAATGTTCCTTGCTGGAGATTCGAGTCGCCGGGTCGGGCTTTTCGGGGGTACGCTGGCGCTTCCGTCCTCCGCCAAGGCTCCGGACCTCGCCTATCGGCTCGCCCCTACAATCCCTCACGCCACACCTGCCAGCCGCACGTTTTGCGGGCCTTTTTCTCCGGGGTAGACACAAGCCCTCTACGAAAAAGAAGTTTATCCTCTACCCCATCTCGTCGTTTCAGACAGGCGTGAGCCGCGACCCAGATCACGTGTCATTCTGAAAAATCTGAAGGGATGGCCTCTGTGTCGGAGATTTATTCAGAATCTCGGGCAACATGAATCCTCGGGCCTGCGCCCAGATCCTGAATCGCCCTCCACGCTCCCATCCAATTCTATGGGCGTTCAGGATGACACCTTTTTTGATTGAGCCGGATTTCATTAGGGGGAAGGGCAGGTGGTGCGCATGGCATACATTCACGCGCTCAGGAGATCCCCGATCGGCGCCATCGCTGAGGCCGTGGCCATTGCCGTCTGGGATGACGTGTTGGGCTTGGGCAGGTTGGCTAGAATCTTGGGCAATATGAATCCTCGGACCTACGCCCAGATCCTGAATCGCCCTCCATGCTCCCATCCAATTCTATGGGCGTTCAGGATGACACCTTTTTTGATTGAGCCGGATTTCGTTAGGCGGGAGGGCAGGTGGTGCGCATGGCAGGCATCCACGCGCTCAGGAGATCCCCGATCGGCGCCATCGCTGAGGCCGTGGCCATTGCCGTCGGGGATGACGTGTTGGGCTTGGGCAGGTTGGCTAGAATCTTGGGCAACATGAATCCTAGGGCCTGCGCCCAGATCCTGAATCGCCCTCCATACCCCCATCCGATTCTATGGGCGTTCAGGATGACACCTTTTTTGATTGAGCCGGATTTCGTTAGGCGGGAGGGCAGGTGGTGCGCATGGCAGGCATCCACGCGCTCAGGAGATCCCCGATCGGCGCCATCGCTGAGGCCGTGGCCATTGCCGTCGGGGATGACGTGTTGGGCTTGGGCAGGTTGGCTAGAATCTTGGGCAACATGAATCCTAGGGCCTGCGCCCAGATCCTGAATCGCCCTCCATACCCCCATCCGATTCTATGGGCGTTCAGGATGACACCTTTTTTGATTGAGCCGGATTTCGTTAGGCGGGAGGGCAGGTGGTGCGCATGGCAGGCATCCACGCGCTCAGGAGATCCCCGATCGGCGCCATCGATGAGGCCGTGGCCATTGCCGTCGGGGATGACGTGTTGGGCTTGGGCAGGTTGGCTAGAATCTTGGGCAACATGAATCCTAGGGCCTACGCCCTGATCCTGAATCGCCCTCCACGCTCCCATCCAATTCTATGGGCGTTCAGCAGGCCGGAGCAGTTGCCGAAATCCGCCTCAGCCAAAAAGGATTTTCGGGGATGGTGCAGAAGGGGTTTGCTGGAGCATCCATGATGGGTGCGGATGGCCTGTGCGGCGCGAAGTGCCTGGAGTGGCCGACGCCAGGAGGAGTCTCGGATCTGGGGGCGGCGATCTATCGCCCCCAGATCCGAGACCGAGCGCAGCGAGCACGGAAGGGACTGACCCGCCCACCCAATCTACCCAGGCAATTGCCCTTCTTGCCCAGTGGCGGGGCGCGCCCAAATCATCCCCTTTCAACCCCACATGATGAAGGAGGATATCCAATAAATCCCGAGGCCATAAAGAGACATTGGGGGAATTATCGGTATGTCATTTGACTTTTGGGCTGTTCATTCATGCCGCCTCAACGGGACTTTTTGTATATTTGGAAAAGCGCCAATTTCCGCCGAGGCGCTATCAAGCTGGAACACCATGTCGATCATTGCCAAAACCTATTGCGATACCCCATTGGGGACTGTTGAGATTGCCGCAACGGAGCAGGGCATTTCTCACCTGAAATGGGTGGAATTCCCGACTTATGAAATCGATCCCGGCAATTCCCTCCTGATCCAGTGTATCGACCAACTCACCGAATATTTCGAGGGCAACCGAACGCATTTCACGGTATTCCTCGATTTGCAAGGCACAGATTTTCAGCGCAAAGTATGGCGCGAGATCATGGAAATTCCTCTCGGCAAGACGG is a window from the Pontibacter sp. G13 genome containing:
- a CDS encoding methylated-DNA--[protein]-cysteine S-methyltransferase, with the protein product MSIIAKTYCDTPLGTVEIAATEQGISHLKWVEFPTYEIDPGNSLLIQCIDQLTEYFEGNRTHFTVFLDLQGTDFQRKVWREIMEIPLGKTATYLEIARKVSSKDAVRAVGTACGANKHLMLVPCHRVVGTNGNLTGYAGGVSRKRKLLDHEWGVLFGKQGELF
- a CDS encoding SdrD B-like domain-containing protein, coding for MTFSHVTRLRLLSPLLVILSCFSTVQAQTPQIRWVSTFGAEDGRRSGDAIRDFVVDQAGNAYTLGTHSDTLDIDPGPGVVNLFPSNSRAPYLQKLDDQGNFVWALNYPDETNLSLTSLQLDIYDNLIIVGSCSDTVDLDPDPVSTATVYPGGFWILRLTKDGDFKSVIQFEGGYTGARVFQNAQGDLTVAGAIRDSLDLDPGAGVVKRFASDEAIFITQIDTFGNFNWGEMIASTGSVTFRDIAQDDQGNLITIGFLLGTADIDLTGGVSSITSGTPNTYYSYMAKYDPNGNLLWGYPWTVINGNMANLATDSYGNIYTLGATQYTFDAEFGPGVTDIVGLHPNNASEPIFAKYDPNGTLLRTGIIGYGAANGNSISESDLYVVNDTNIVMLGKGSGTYDVDPSAGVTNFSSTTWQQSLILEFDDTLGFRKGSLLGTNPDDFAAKLGYNSTGDLWVAGYFGSPTSLDPFSNDFDLTHTSSYDIFVAKLAPPIDSDNDGTPDNEDGCPKDPNKTEPGDCGCGIADTDADNNDIADCNESYDPTKAHIVTFVWDDQNGNGKQEANEPGIAGAVVKLLDNNDQKIKQTTTDANGYAAFYDLADAMYVKLQYVAPANHGKATADQGSNDNIDSDASTYNGMTPTFQTVAGQFIKKFDAGFFAPGTVEAFVWDDRNGNGKQDAGEPGIPGAVVKLLNLAGNKLKQVSTDSTGLATLTNVPADQLVKLQFITPANHGKAAIDQGSNDNIDSDANATNGETLLFSATRGSQVYTKYDAGFFAPGTVYAFVWDDQNGNGKQDAGEPGIPNAVVKLLDIAGNKLKQVSTNAKGDATLTNVPADIQVMLQFVKPANHGVAPANQGSNDNIDSDASKSTGNTVSFVATMGSQEFLKYDAGFFAPGTVEAFVWDDQNGNGKQEANEPGIGGAVVKLLDNLNQKIKQVSTDPKGYAVITNVPAGELVKLQFVKPANHGRAPVNQGSNDNIDSDANNSQGITSAFIASKGSQLIEKFDAGFFSPGTVEAFVWDDLNGNGKQDGGEPAIPGVVVKLLNNANQKLKQASTDAFGVATLNNVPADIQVRLQFVQPANHGKATANAGSNDNIDSDAYTSDGRTISFIADRGAQVHTKWDAAFYAPGTVETFVWDDLNGNGKQDLGEPGVQGAVVKLLNTSNQKIKQTSTDANGIATLSNVPADIKVKLEYVLPNNYTRTTQGAGSNANIDSDANVYNGQTALFQVAKGSEWITAWDAGLLSASSARQAAATAQEINLEIYPNPATDRVMVEVEIQTSGAGVYRIVDMQGRTVLASSIDLQAGTNRIKIDLSQISAAGTYYLNLISKDGMKTELFQIAR